The Thermococcus peptonophilus genomic sequence GAACTTGTTTCTGCTCCCCGGGTTTATCCTGCCGATTCCGAGGATTATCCCGTTTTCATCGTAGATTACGAGCTTTTTTGTGCCCTGCCACTCGTACTTCCTCACGCCGCTCTTCGGTACGTCCTTTCCGGTAGTGAAGAGAAAGCCCGCCTTGGGGCTCAGAACTGCGTAGTTCTTCTGGATGTCAACGAAGTAGAAGAACTCTACGTTTGGGTAGAACTTCTCGACGAAGTTTTTGTCAACCTTTATCGTGCCGACGAAGGTTCCGTAGGCGTAGGGCTTGAGCTTTAGTTCTTCTATTTCCTTCCACACCCTCTCGTTAACTGCGTAAACGTCCCGGAACTTGCCTTCCACTACCGCGAAGGTATGGTGCTTTAGCTCGCCGTATTTCTCCGCCTCACGGAGGATGAGGTCGTACTCCCATGATGAGGCACGCCGGTAGCGGAGTTCTCCTTGGGTCATCGAGAAAATTTGGGAAGAGTACTTAAAAACGTGAGCGTTCACAGCTTCTCAAGGAGTTCAGCGAAACCGCCCATATCGGTTTCTTCCAGCCCCTTCTCGAACTCCAGCCCGAGCTCCGCTATCTCCTCCGGCGTTATCGTCGTTTCTGGTTCTTCGGCGTTTACCCCGGGACAGCTCTCGTCGTAGTATAGCCAGAACTTTTCTCCTTTGTACTCAAACGGCTCCTCCCCTTCAACGCCGAGCGGCTTCCTTGACACCATGAAGGGATAAATCCTGCAGATTAGGGGTCTGGCCTCGTGGATCGTGCATTTTCCGGTTTCAGGGTCGTGGAGGACACAGCCCAAGTCCCACTCCCTAACTGAGAGCACAAACCTGATTTTCTCGCCTTCGATAGAAAAAGTCACAAAGTCCTGAGGGTCTTTTCCAGTCTTTGCTATCCTCTCAATGTCCTTCAGCGTCAGGTAAACGTGCCTCCCCCTGCAACAGTCAAGACAGTAGAGACAGCGGAAGCCAACCGGTTCTGTAAAGGGCTTGGGTTGGAAGCGCATGATCCCACCTCATGTGTTCAGATGTGCGTCAAACTCCCTGCTCTTTTTGTACTCCGCGTAGCTCTTGTCAAGCCTCTTCGCCACGTATGGTCCGTTCTTGCGGTAGCCGAACTTTCTGTAGTACTCCCTTACACCAACGCCGCTGATGACCAGCATTTTCTTGACATCGAACTCCTCCCTCGCTATCCTCTCGGCCTCGGCTAAAAGCTCCCTCCCATACCCGCGATGCTGCCACTCGTACTTCGGTTTTCCACCTATTGGCACGAGAGGACCGTAGACGTGAAGCTCCCTCACTATGGCAGAAGGACAGCAGTTTATCTCCTTCCTGTGGGCCTTTTCGCTTGGAATCCTAAGCCTCAGGAAGCCTATCAGGATGTCGTTCTTAACGTCCTCGAAACTCAGGAATATCTCCTTCCCTCCAGCGGCATCGTAGTCCTCGCGGAGGAGTTTTATGTGCTCAATCTCCGGCTGGATTCCGAACTTCTGCATCATATGGCCGACTTCCCTAAAGCGGATTTCCCTCGGCCTTATTCCCCTCTTTATCAGCTCGTTGAAGACGAGCTGGCCGAGGTTGGAGTGCTTGACTCCGGCAACGATGAGCTTGGCAGGGATGTCCCTCTGTATTCTCATCACACGAACCCACTTGGGGAAGAGCTTGTAGGCTTCAACGAGGAGCTCAAGGGCCTCTTCCGTCGTGTACGGCCTGTACTTGCCAGCCTTGTACCAGGCGTAGAGCGGAGCGTCGGCAGTAACGAGGGTTGGGTATATCTTCAGCATGTCAGGGCGGAAGCGGGGATCTTCGAATATCTTCCTGAAGGTGTACAGATCCCTCTCAAAGTTACTCCCCGGCAGGCCAGGCATTATGTGGTAGTTTATCTTTAAGCCAGCGTCTCTCAGAAGCTGGGTGGCCTTGATTATCTCCTCAACGCCGTGACCTCTCTTCGTCCTCTCGTGGATGAAGTTGAAAACAGTCTGAACTCCAAGCTCGACCCGCGTCGTTCCCAGTTTGAGCATTCTGTCTATCTGCCTCTCGAAGGCCCAGTCGGGACGGGTCTCTATAGTAAGGCCGACCATTCTGACCTTAGCCTTCTCGTTTTTCCTCTGCTCGTCTTCGATGTAGTAGTAGGGCCTTCTGTGGGTCAGCTCCCAAGCCCTCTTGAACTCGGGGTCTTCTTCGAAAACCGACTTGTCGCCCTTCACTATGAGCCTGACGAGCTTCTCCTCAAGGTTTTCAATGTCCTTGAAGTACGGAAAGTCGTTCATTGCCTTGAAGGCGCACTTTATGTACCATTCCTGGTAGTCGAGGTCAACCGCTGGAAAGGTCCCTCCCTGGATTATGACCTCCACCTTATCAACGTTGTGGCCGATGTCGGTGAGCTGCTTTAACCTGCGCATCATGATGATGTATGGGTGGTAGGCGCTCTGGACTGCCCTCAGCGCTGAAGGCTCTTTTCCGGTGTAGCTCTGCGGCGAACCAACTGAGGGCCCTCCCGGGCAGTAAATACACCTGCCGTGCGGGCAGGGGAAGGGCTTTGTCATCATGGCTACGACGGCAACTCCGCTTATTGTCCTCGTCGGCTTTCTCTTAAGGAGCTCTCTAAATCTGTCGCGCTCCTCCTCAGGAATGGCCTTCAGAATGTCCGAGTTGCCCGGGATCTTTGAAAGGTGATACTTCCGCGACACGATAATCTTGTAGCGGTTGAGCTCGTTTCTATCCTTTATCTCGCCTGCTAACACAGCTCTCGCTATCTCCTCGACGGCTTTCCTGAATCTCTCACCGTCTTCCATCTCGCCCATGCTAACACCTCTCGGCCCAAGTTGAGGCGCGGTTTTAAAAGGGTTGCTGGACATATTCAGTTAGTGAATACACCAAGTGAATAGGACGGTGGAAAACATGGTAAAGCGCGATGAACTCGTCTCTTTCCTCGATGAGTACCTAAACATCTCCGCCTATCCTGACAAGTCGAGCAACGGCCTTCAGGTAGAGGGGAAAGAAGAAGTTGAGAGGGTAGCGTTTACCGTTGACACTACACTCAGAACCATAGAACGCGCAGCTAAAGCCGGTGCTGACATGATGATAGTCCATCACGGCATGATATGGGGAGGGTTGGAGTACGTAACCGGGGTACACTACAAGCGCCTTAAGGCCCTCATAGAGAAAGGCCTGAACCTCTACGTTGCCCACCTTCCCCTCGATGCCCACCCAGAGGTGGGGAACAACGTTGAGTTGCTGAAGCTTTTGGGCTTGGAGCCGAAGGGGCCTTTTGGTGAGTACAAGGGGCTGACCATAGGTTTTTGGAGCGAGTTCAGGGAGCCGCAGCCCATAGAGAAGATCGCACAGATAATCGCGGAGAAGCTCGACACAACGGTTAGGACCTACGAGTTCGGGAAGAGGGAAATAAAGATGGTTGGAGCAGTCAGCGGGGCGGGGGCGTTTGCCCTCGAAGAGGCCTGGAGGAGGGGTATAGACCTTCTCATTACCGGCGAGTTTGGACACGCGGACTATCTGACGGCCATCGACCTGCCGCAGAGCGTTCTTGTTGCCGGCCACTACAAGACGGAGACCCTCGGCGTTAAGGCCCTGATGCCAGTCCTCAAGGAAAAATTTGGCCTGGACGTTTTCTTCATCGACGAGCCGACTGGGCTTTAATTTTTGAATTTCTTTATCATAGTGCGTAACAACCTACACAAAAGGGTTAATAATGAGATAGACGTAACTTGCTTGGAGGGGCACACTATGAACAAGGCGCTCATCATCATGGCAGTCATCACAATAGCGCTGGTAGTTTATGCCTTCGAAACTGCCCAGCTTCCACCGGCCAGTATAGAGTACACCGAAGTCTTTTACGTGGATAATCAGAGTGTTACGTTTATCACCCAGGACGGCTTTGGACTGTTCACCATGAAGATCAGCCCGCACGTAGACAACTTTGAACTTAAGATTGAGTTTCCCGAGGGTACCACTTACCTCGTCCGCTACGGTTCAGAGCAGTTTAAAGGGGAGACCACGTTCAAAATAAACGTCCACAAGGGGGACGCTCCGCAGGAAGTTTACGTTCACTTCCAGCTGCCGGAGGAGCTGACCAGGAAAGTAGTCTATGAGGGAGCAACCCCAGAAATAAGGATAATTGGGGATAAAGTTCCCTTCTGGCACAGTGAAGATGTGATCTATATCAAATACCACAAGGAAGAGAAGAGCTGAAGGACTTCATTTTCTTTTATCAATTTGAGCTTTATCCCGATCTCTTCTGCGTACCCTTCAATCCAGCCGGGCTTTTGGGGCATTGAAGTTACCACCCACAGCTCTGGGAAACCTGCCCTCTGGGCCTTAACGACGTCGTAGAGGAGCCTCTGGGGAAACCACTTGAAGGAAGCCTCAAGCTCGATAGCGAGAATCTTCTCCTCTCCATTCAGAATTGCTATGTCTATCCTGGTGCCATCTGAAGTTCTGTACTCGGAAACGGCCTGAAGACCGAGCTCTTCCGAAAGTTCGATTATCTGCTTGGTCAGGGTTTTGACTTTGATCCTACCACTCTCCAAGT encodes the following:
- a CDS encoding YkgJ family cysteine cluster protein; the protein is MRFQPKPFTEPVGFRCLYCLDCCRGRHVYLTLKDIERIAKTGKDPQDFVTFSIEGEKIRFVLSVREWDLGCVLHDPETGKCTIHEARPLICRIYPFMVSRKPLGVEGEEPFEYKGEKFWLYYDESCPGVNAEEPETTITPEEIAELGLEFEKGLEETDMGGFAELLEKL
- a CDS encoding PUA domain-containing protein, producing MTQGELRYRRASSWEYDLILREAEKYGELKHHTFAVVEGKFRDVYAVNERVWKEIEELKLKPYAYGTFVGTIKVDKNFVEKFYPNVEFFYFVDIQKNYAVLSPKAGFLFTTGKDVPKSGVRKYEWQGTKKLVIYDENGIILGIGRINPGSRNKFILNVTDVGEFLRRKH
- a CDS encoding Nif3-like dinuclear metal center hexameric protein → MVKRDELVSFLDEYLNISAYPDKSSNGLQVEGKEEVERVAFTVDTTLRTIERAAKAGADMMIVHHGMIWGGLEYVTGVHYKRLKALIEKGLNLYVAHLPLDAHPEVGNNVELLKLLGLEPKGPFGEYKGLTIGFWSEFREPQPIEKIAQIIAEKLDTTVRTYEFGKREIKMVGAVSGAGAFALEEAWRRGIDLLITGEFGHADYLTAIDLPQSVLVAGHYKTETLGVKALMPVLKEKFGLDVFFIDEPTGL
- a CDS encoding tRNA uridine(34) 5-carboxymethylaminomethyl modification radical SAM/GNAT enzyme Elp3; translated protein: MGEMEDGERFRKAVEEIARAVLAGEIKDRNELNRYKIIVSRKYHLSKIPGNSDILKAIPEEERDRFRELLKRKPTRTISGVAVVAMMTKPFPCPHGRCIYCPGGPSVGSPQSYTGKEPSALRAVQSAYHPYIIMMRRLKQLTDIGHNVDKVEVIIQGGTFPAVDLDYQEWYIKCAFKAMNDFPYFKDIENLEEKLVRLIVKGDKSVFEEDPEFKRAWELTHRRPYYYIEDEQRKNEKAKVRMVGLTIETRPDWAFERQIDRMLKLGTTRVELGVQTVFNFIHERTKRGHGVEEIIKATQLLRDAGLKINYHIMPGLPGSNFERDLYTFRKIFEDPRFRPDMLKIYPTLVTADAPLYAWYKAGKYRPYTTEEALELLVEAYKLFPKWVRVMRIQRDIPAKLIVAGVKHSNLGQLVFNELIKRGIRPREIRFREVGHMMQKFGIQPEIEHIKLLREDYDAAGGKEIFLSFEDVKNDILIGFLRLRIPSEKAHRKEINCCPSAIVRELHVYGPLVPIGGKPKYEWQHRGYGRELLAEAERIAREEFDVKKMLVISGVGVREYYRKFGYRKNGPYVAKRLDKSYAEYKKSREFDAHLNT